One segment of Salvia splendens isolate huo1 chromosome 20, SspV2, whole genome shotgun sequence DNA contains the following:
- the LOC121782261 gene encoding uncharacterized protein LOC121782261 isoform X2 codes for MLGLDNDTLDREQAVEALWKYSLGGKQCVDNIMKYPGTVNLVVNLLKSDSDSACESAAGLLRVISSTNLYRDVVAESGAIEEMTVLLTRPSLCSNVKEQTMCTLWNLSVDEEVSARMTSSEILPLLVRYLVDEDVKVKEAAGGVLANLALTQSNHKLLVEAGVIPKLAKLLTADEEESKVVRKVARNALLELVKDEYYKILVMEEGLVPVPLVGAAAYKSFRPALYSWPSLPDGTTIEQGSKSPSRYGASELLLGLSIEEKNSDLEEAKMKAVVGRTQQQFLARIGAIEPEDDGKSNSESSSSHKVTLLPWVDAVARLVLILGLEDESAIAKAAGSIADASINEHMRVSFREAGAIKHLVQLINHPCDDVRMAVIRALDRLSISNYVCQTIQAEGVLHPLINLLKQQSKSDISHSSTSTILNILTRILDPNKELKAKLYDGPVNGLNKGLRSTETPASLNTQDTISAEPIFSTESVGVGELVDSGLLSCLVDILKTPIPDLQRKAASILEFVVVIEEPSVEKLPLPGIVSGLEAVFRQKSITEEENDREVHLLEVEEAGLAVSAASRLLTRLLNYQQFCQSLDSGSFTKLLRSILVSSIPLQYKEWVAACLVKLSSIHPDPVNVEVTTLHERIPRLIEEMESSFSPQVQESAAMELNRIISQGTVDSSRAIARGGGIFAVVKLMEMGSEEAVEACLAILYNLSMDAENHAAIVAAGAVPVLRRLVLSDRPQWMRALRLLRTLPTSYD; via the exons ATGCTTGGATTGGACAACGATACTTTGGATAGAGAGCAGGCTGTGGAAGCTCTCTGGAAATATTCACTTGGTGGAAAACAATGCGTTGATAACATCATGAAATATCCAGGAACTGTCAACCTTGTTGTAAACCTTCTAAAGTCGGACTCAGATTCTGCGTGTGAATCGGCTGCTGGTCTTCTAAGGGTTATATCATCGACCAATCTTTATAGAGACGTAGTAGCTGAGAGTGGTGCGATAGAAGAGATGACTGTCCTGTTGACACGTCCTTCCTTGTGTTCGAAT GTTAAGGAGCAGACGATGTGTACTCTGTGGAACTTGTCTGTAGATGAGGAGGTCAGTGCTCGAATGACTAGCTCCGAGATCCTTCCTCTACTCGTCAGATACTTGGTGGATGAAGATGTTAAAGTCAAGGAGGCTGCTGGTGGAGTTTTGGCTAATTTAGCATTGACGCAATCGAATCATAAACTACTGGTTGAAGCTGGAGTTATTCCGAAATTG GCAAAGCTGTTGACAGCTGATGAGGAAGAATCTAAAGTGGTTCGGAAGGTGGCAAGAAATGCGTTACTAGAACTTGTTAAAGACGAGTATTACAAAATACTTGTCATGGAGGAAGGTCTAGTTCCGGTGCCCTTGGTAGGTGCTGCAGCATACAAGTCTTTTAGGCCAGCTTTGTATTCGTGGCCTTCTTTACCCGATGGCACAACGATTGAACAGGGTTCCAAAAGTCCTTCTAGATATGGTGCTTCAGAGCTGCTACTTGGATTAAGTATTGAAGAGAAGAATTCCGACTTAGAGGAGGCAAAGATGAAAGCAGTTGTCGGACGAACGCAGCAACAGTTTCTTGCTCGTATAGGAGCAATTGAACCTGAGGATGATGGTAAATCTAACAGTGAATCTTCGTCCAGTCATAAAGTCACACTTTTGCCATGGGTGGATGCCGTTGCACGCTTGGTTTTAATTCTCGGACTTGAAGATGAGTCTGCTATTGCCAAAGCTGCAGGGTCGATTGCTGATGCATCTATCAATGAGCATATGCGTGTCTCGTTTAGAGAAGCTGGTGCAATCAAGCATCTTGTTCAGCTGATTAACCATCCTTGTGACGATGTCAGAATGGCTGTAATCCGAGCTTTGGACAGGCTGTCTATCAG CAATTATGTGTGCCAGACTATCCAAGCAGAAGGCGTTTTGCATCCTCTCATTAATTTGCTAAAGCAGCAGTCTAAATCAGATATCTCCCATAGCTCGACTTCAACG ATTCTCAATATCCTCACTCGGATTCTAGACCCTAACAAAGAGCTGAAAGCGAAG TTATATGATGGACCAGTAAACGGGTTGAACAAAGGATTGCGTTCGACTGAAACTCCTGCATCACTAAACACTCAAGATACGATCTCAGCTGAACCGATTTTCAG CACGGAGAGCGTTGGCGTGGGAGAGCTGGTCGATTCTGGCTTGCTGTCTTGCCTCGTCGACATCTTGAAGACACCAATCCCTGATCTGCAGAGGAAAGCTGCTTCCATCCTCGAGTTTGTTGTGGTGATCGAGGAGCCTAGTGTAGAAAAGCTACCCTTGCCTGGTATTGTATCTGGCCTAGAAGCCGTTTTTCGTCAGAAATCTATAACAG AGGAGGAGAATGATAGAGAAGTGCACCTCTTGGAAGTGGAAGAAGCCGGTCTAGCAGTATCTGCAGCGTCACGGCTGCTCACAAGATTGCTCAACTATCAACAGTTTTGCCAATCTCTGGATTCGGGTAGTTTCACAAAGCTGCTTCGATCAATCCTCGTATCGAGTATCCCCCTCCAATACAAAGAATGGGTTGCTGCCTGTCTTGTGAAACTGAGCTCGATACATCCAGACCCCGTTAACGTAGAGGTGACGACACTGCACGAAAGGATCCCGAGGCTGATAGAAGAGATGGAAAGCTCATTTTCCCCTCAAGTACAGGAAAGCGCGGCGATGGAGCTGAACCGGATAATATCTCAAGGGACGGTGGATTCCAGCAGAGCCATTGCTCGTGGCGGAGGGATATTCGCAGTGGTGAAGCTGATGGAGATGGGGAGCGAGGAGGCAGTGGAGGCCTGCTTAGCCATACTGTACAACTTGAGCATGGATGCAGAGAACCACGCCGCGATTGTAGCAGCCGGAGCAGTTCCGGTCTTGAGGAGACTCGTGCTCTCGGATAGACCGCAGTGGATGCGTGCTCTTCGCTTGCTTCGAACTCTGCCCACATCATATGATTAG
- the LOC121780897 gene encoding kirola-like has translation MAAPSGKLVDKINIKSDGDVFHELFREKPHQISGICPDKIQTCDLHEGEWGKVGSIIVWNYFHDGKERVAKEIIEAIDEANKSVTFKVIEGDLMEHYKEIKLTVHVDTKGEDNLVTWTIEYEKVKDDVADPHTLMEFCLHVTKDIETHHLT, from the exons atggCTGCGCCTAGTGGGAAGTTGGTTGATAAGATTAACATAAAATCTGATGGAGATGTGTTCCATGAATTGTTCAGAGAGAAACCACATCAGATCTCAGGCATTTGCCCAGACAAGAtccaaacatgtgatttgcATGAAGGCGAATGGGGCAAAGTCGGATCCATCATCGTCTGGAACTACTTCCACG ATGGGAAGGAGAGGGTGGCGAAGGAGATAATCGAAGCCATAGATGAGGCGAACAAGTCGGTGACGTTCAAAGTGATAGAAGGGGATCTGATGGAGCATTACAAGGAGATAAAGCTGACGGTCCACGTGGACACGAAAGGAGAAGACAACCTGGTGACGTGGACCATCGAGTACGAGAAGGTGAAGGATGATGTTGCTGATCCTCACACACTCATGGAGTTCTGCCTCCACGTCACCAAAGATATCGAGACTCACCATCTCACTTAG
- the LOC121782263 gene encoding probable NAD(P)H dehydrogenase subunit CRR3, chloroplastic produces the protein MHILLSSGLVTRFEVVASNDSSSSSLPSQPQQQQPRGVKMRPNRVANKKKQKQQPSVMEIERAIGAGIFRERDVNSGGEKANLVDNILKNSVGKNEGSVEKRLRETGEWLLDQTETTTRSAGKQILTTIFIWIIPMWIAGFLVAAGIIALPFHTPFLDDLIS, from the exons ATGCATATCCTCCTCAGCTCTGGTTTAGTCACTAGATTTGAGGTTGTGGCTTCAAATGACTCTTCTTCCTCGTCTTTGCCTTCTCAacctcagcagcagcagccgcgtGGTGTTAAGATGAGGCCTAATAGAGTTGCGAACAAAAAGAAGCAGAAGCAGCAGCCGTCTGTCATGGAGATTGAACGGGCTATTGGTGCTGGGATTTTCCGGGAGAGAGATGTCAATAG TGGAGGAGAGAAGGCAAATCTTGTGGATAATATACTGAAGAATTCAGTTGGGAAGAATGAAGGGTCTGTGGAGAAGAGGCTGAGGGAGACCGGGGAATGGCTTCTTgatcaaaccgagaccacaacTCGCTCTGCAG GAAAGCAAATCTTGACGACCATATTTATATGGATTATACCTATGTGGATAGCTGGATTTCTTGTGGCTGCTGGAATCATTGCACTGCCATTTCACACTCCATTTCTAGATGATCTTATTTCTTGA
- the LOC121781297 gene encoding uncharacterized protein LOC121781297 isoform X1, translating into MSHEKSNQALAGVHGVQLVSHSPFSFQEITKHGDIACGASNTGSSNHQRRIVQKVWQERPTCLRPIHCTHTVDQHLAETVANVLTSLPFIAIGLQAPRKNVNCKIYANSLIGVGLASSLYHSSRGRLRKYLRWADYTMIATATVCLSRALRNENPKLLMTASALFLPIQPLMVSAVHAGIMEVAFAKRAFEDPDLRVAYNVHKMSSLLGGAFFVADDLLPRTPFLHAAWHLAAAVGVTTCNKLLD; encoded by the exons atgagTCATGAGAAGTCTAATCAAGCCTTGGCTGGAGTTCATGGAGTGCAATTGGTTTCTCACTCACCATTTTCATTTCAAGAAATAACCAAACATGGTGACATAGCCTGTGGAGCCTCTAACACCGGCAGCAGCAACCACCAACGACGAATCGTGCA GAAAGTTTGGCAAGAAAGACCTACTTGTTTGAGGCCCATCCATTGTACTCATACTG TTGATCAACATTTAGCCGAAACTGTGGCTAATGTCCTTACTTCACTTCCTTTTATTGCCATTGGACTCCAAGCCCCAAG GAAGAATGTCAACTGTAAAATATACGCGAATTCATTGATTGGAGTAGGACTCGCATCGAGTTTGTACCATTCTTCGAGAGGCAGGTTGAGGAAGTATCTCAGATGGGCTGACTACACCATGATCGCAACAGCTACCGTT TGTTTATCGAGAGCTCTGAGGAACGAGAACCCCAAGCTGTTGATGACAGCATCAGCTTTGTTTCTGCCTATACAACCCCTCATGGTTTCAGCAGTCCACGCAGGGATTATGGAG GTTGCATTTGCTAAGAGGGCATTTGAGGATCCAGATTTGAGGGTGGCTTATAATGTGCATAAGATGTCGTCGTTGTTAGGAGGGGCGTTTTTCGTGGCAGACGATCTGCTCCCCCGGACTCCGTTTCTGCATGCTGCTTGGCACCTTGCTGCTGCTGTTGGAGTCACCACTTGCAACAAGCTCTTAGACTAA
- the LOC121782262 gene encoding NAD(P)H-quinone oxidoreductase subunit L, chloroplastic-like has product MSSSLRLSFSIPKALPSLNPPNHHPFSISCQQKHPQQKKQISKCTSRVLGLALQVGGALAAVAEPAFAVTGMNNEGEDLVWILIQSGISAFIYFLVAPPIIMNWLRRRWYKRNLLEMYVQFMFVFLFFPGVLLWAPFLNFRKFPRDPAMKYPWSVPENPSEIKGGFLKYPWAQPEDYEV; this is encoded by the exons ATGAGCAGCTCATTGAGACTGAGCTTCAGCATCCCCAAGGCCTTGCCTTCTCTCAATCCTCCCAATCATCATCCATTCTCCATTTCATGTCAACAAAAACATCCCCAACAAAAGAAACAGATTTCAAAATGCACAAGCAGAgttcttggccttgcccttcaAGTTGGAGGAGCATTGGCAGCT GTGGCAGAGCCTGCTTTTGCTGTTACCGGGATGAATAATGAAGGAGAAGATTTGGTGTGGATTCTGATCCAATCTGGAATCTCAGCCTTCATCTACTTCCTTGTTGCTCCA CCCATCATCATGAACTGGCTGAGGAGGAGATGGTACAAGAGGAATCTGCTTGAGATGTATGTGCAGTTCATGTTTGTCTTCCTCTTCTTTCCGGG AGTGCTGCTTTGGGCACCATTCCTCAACTTCAGAAAATTCCCTAGAGATCCAGCAATGAAGTATCCTTGGTCTGTGCCAGAGAATCCTTCAGAGATCAAGGGTGGATTCTTGAAGTATCCATGGGCTCAACCTGAGGACTATGAAGTATGA
- the LOC121781724 gene encoding uncharacterized protein LOC121781724, whose product MLSLTAFPCHLLHHRSLTLIRCNPENGTDLSPPQQIRPPESVEIRFKRGSRRRRRQEEEGGGGVKKAVEKQPKDWDSMSLSEKAMELYVGEKGLLFWLNKFAYASIFIVIGGWILFRFVGPSLNLYQLDAPPLPPSAMLKS is encoded by the coding sequence ATGCTCTCCTTAACCGCTTTCCCCTGCCATCTCCTCCATCACCGATCCCTAACCCTAATCAGATGCAATCCAGAAAACGGCACCGACCTCAGCCCACCGCAGCAAATCCGGCCGCCGGAATCAGTAGAAATCCGATTCAAACGCGGCTCGAGACGGAGGCGAAGGCAGGAGGaggaaggcggcggcggcgttaAAAAAGCGGTTGAAAAGCAGCCCAAGGATTGGGATTCGATGAGCTTGAGTGAGAAGGCGATGGAGCTGTACGTAGGCGAAAAAGGTCTGCTGTTTTGGCTCAACAAATTTGCTTATGCTTCCATCTTCATCGTGATTGGTGGATGGATTCTGTTCCGATTTGTGGGGCCCTCTTTGAACTTGTACCAGCTCGACGCTCCTCCATTGCCCCCTTCTGCAATGCTCAAGTCGTAA
- the LOC121781297 gene encoding uncharacterized protein LOC121781297 isoform X2: MSHEKSNQALAGVHGVQLVSHSPFSFQEITKHGDIACGASNTGSSNHQRRIVQKVWQERPTCLRPIHCTHTVDQHLAETVANVLTSLPFIAIGLQAPRKNVNCKIYANSLIGVGLASSLYHSSRGRLRKYLRWADYTMIATATVCLSRALRNENPKLLMTASALFLPIQPLMVSAVHAGIMEDIYTCIRLHLLRGHLRIQI; the protein is encoded by the exons atgagTCATGAGAAGTCTAATCAAGCCTTGGCTGGAGTTCATGGAGTGCAATTGGTTTCTCACTCACCATTTTCATTTCAAGAAATAACCAAACATGGTGACATAGCCTGTGGAGCCTCTAACACCGGCAGCAGCAACCACCAACGACGAATCGTGCA GAAAGTTTGGCAAGAAAGACCTACTTGTTTGAGGCCCATCCATTGTACTCATACTG TTGATCAACATTTAGCCGAAACTGTGGCTAATGTCCTTACTTCACTTCCTTTTATTGCCATTGGACTCCAAGCCCCAAG GAAGAATGTCAACTGTAAAATATACGCGAATTCATTGATTGGAGTAGGACTCGCATCGAGTTTGTACCATTCTTCGAGAGGCAGGTTGAGGAAGTATCTCAGATGGGCTGACTACACCATGATCGCAACAGCTACCGTT TGTTTATCGAGAGCTCTGAGGAACGAGAACCCCAAGCTGTTGATGACAGCATCAGCTTTGTTTCTGCCTATACAACCCCTCATGGTTTCAGCAGTCCACGCAGGGATTATGGAG GATATTTATACATGTATCAGGTTGCATTTGCTAAGAGGGCATTTGAGGATCCAGATTTGA
- the LOC121782261 gene encoding uncharacterized protein LOC121782261 isoform X1, with product MSSTIPTHLKFKPPNPVCSVFTRPSVYCFRFQGRNPMLFCSRFSVLTRACSDGGKAEIFSPKKVSSASDDETLRNSSSSSSDGYIALFIRMLGLDNDTLDREQAVEALWKYSLGGKQCVDNIMKYPGTVNLVVNLLKSDSDSACESAAGLLRVISSTNLYRDVVAESGAIEEMTVLLTRPSLCSNVKEQTMCTLWNLSVDEEVSARMTSSEILPLLVRYLVDEDVKVKEAAGGVLANLALTQSNHKLLVEAGVIPKLAKLLTADEEESKVVRKVARNALLELVKDEYYKILVMEEGLVPVPLVGAAAYKSFRPALYSWPSLPDGTTIEQGSKSPSRYGASELLLGLSIEEKNSDLEEAKMKAVVGRTQQQFLARIGAIEPEDDGKSNSESSSSHKVTLLPWVDAVARLVLILGLEDESAIAKAAGSIADASINEHMRVSFREAGAIKHLVQLINHPCDDVRMAVIRALDRLSISNYVCQTIQAEGVLHPLINLLKQQSKSDISHSSTSTILNILTRILDPNKELKAKLYDGPVNGLNKGLRSTETPASLNTQDTISAEPIFSTESVGVGELVDSGLLSCLVDILKTPIPDLQRKAASILEFVVVIEEPSVEKLPLPGIVSGLEAVFRQKSITEEENDREVHLLEVEEAGLAVSAASRLLTRLLNYQQFCQSLDSGSFTKLLRSILVSSIPLQYKEWVAACLVKLSSIHPDPVNVEVTTLHERIPRLIEEMESSFSPQVQESAAMELNRIISQGTVDSSRAIARGGGIFAVVKLMEMGSEEAVEACLAILYNLSMDAENHAAIVAAGAVPVLRRLVLSDRPQWMRALRLLRTLPTSYD from the exons ATGAGCTCGACAATCCCAACTCATTTGAAATTCAAACCCCCAAATCCTGTTTGCTCAGTTTTTACAAGACCCTCAGTGTATTGTTTTCGTTTTCAAGGAAGGAATCCCATGCTATTTTGCTCTAGATTTTCTGTGCTAACAAGGGCTTGCAGCGATGGTGGTAAAGCTGAGATTTTTTCTCCCAAAAAGGTGTCTTCAGCTTCT GATGATGAGACATTGAGAAACAGCTCATCTAGTTCCAGTGATGGTTACATTGCGTTGTTTATACGCATGCTTGGATTGGACAACGATACTTTGGATAGAGAGCAGGCTGTGGAAGCTCTCTGGAAATATTCACTTGGTGGAAAACAATGCGTTGATAACATCATGAAATATCCAGGAACTGTCAACCTTGTTGTAAACCTTCTAAAGTCGGACTCAGATTCTGCGTGTGAATCGGCTGCTGGTCTTCTAAGGGTTATATCATCGACCAATCTTTATAGAGACGTAGTAGCTGAGAGTGGTGCGATAGAAGAGATGACTGTCCTGTTGACACGTCCTTCCTTGTGTTCGAAT GTTAAGGAGCAGACGATGTGTACTCTGTGGAACTTGTCTGTAGATGAGGAGGTCAGTGCTCGAATGACTAGCTCCGAGATCCTTCCTCTACTCGTCAGATACTTGGTGGATGAAGATGTTAAAGTCAAGGAGGCTGCTGGTGGAGTTTTGGCTAATTTAGCATTGACGCAATCGAATCATAAACTACTGGTTGAAGCTGGAGTTATTCCGAAATTG GCAAAGCTGTTGACAGCTGATGAGGAAGAATCTAAAGTGGTTCGGAAGGTGGCAAGAAATGCGTTACTAGAACTTGTTAAAGACGAGTATTACAAAATACTTGTCATGGAGGAAGGTCTAGTTCCGGTGCCCTTGGTAGGTGCTGCAGCATACAAGTCTTTTAGGCCAGCTTTGTATTCGTGGCCTTCTTTACCCGATGGCACAACGATTGAACAGGGTTCCAAAAGTCCTTCTAGATATGGTGCTTCAGAGCTGCTACTTGGATTAAGTATTGAAGAGAAGAATTCCGACTTAGAGGAGGCAAAGATGAAAGCAGTTGTCGGACGAACGCAGCAACAGTTTCTTGCTCGTATAGGAGCAATTGAACCTGAGGATGATGGTAAATCTAACAGTGAATCTTCGTCCAGTCATAAAGTCACACTTTTGCCATGGGTGGATGCCGTTGCACGCTTGGTTTTAATTCTCGGACTTGAAGATGAGTCTGCTATTGCCAAAGCTGCAGGGTCGATTGCTGATGCATCTATCAATGAGCATATGCGTGTCTCGTTTAGAGAAGCTGGTGCAATCAAGCATCTTGTTCAGCTGATTAACCATCCTTGTGACGATGTCAGAATGGCTGTAATCCGAGCTTTGGACAGGCTGTCTATCAG CAATTATGTGTGCCAGACTATCCAAGCAGAAGGCGTTTTGCATCCTCTCATTAATTTGCTAAAGCAGCAGTCTAAATCAGATATCTCCCATAGCTCGACTTCAACG ATTCTCAATATCCTCACTCGGATTCTAGACCCTAACAAAGAGCTGAAAGCGAAG TTATATGATGGACCAGTAAACGGGTTGAACAAAGGATTGCGTTCGACTGAAACTCCTGCATCACTAAACACTCAAGATACGATCTCAGCTGAACCGATTTTCAG CACGGAGAGCGTTGGCGTGGGAGAGCTGGTCGATTCTGGCTTGCTGTCTTGCCTCGTCGACATCTTGAAGACACCAATCCCTGATCTGCAGAGGAAAGCTGCTTCCATCCTCGAGTTTGTTGTGGTGATCGAGGAGCCTAGTGTAGAAAAGCTACCCTTGCCTGGTATTGTATCTGGCCTAGAAGCCGTTTTTCGTCAGAAATCTATAACAG AGGAGGAGAATGATAGAGAAGTGCACCTCTTGGAAGTGGAAGAAGCCGGTCTAGCAGTATCTGCAGCGTCACGGCTGCTCACAAGATTGCTCAACTATCAACAGTTTTGCCAATCTCTGGATTCGGGTAGTTTCACAAAGCTGCTTCGATCAATCCTCGTATCGAGTATCCCCCTCCAATACAAAGAATGGGTTGCTGCCTGTCTTGTGAAACTGAGCTCGATACATCCAGACCCCGTTAACGTAGAGGTGACGACACTGCACGAAAGGATCCCGAGGCTGATAGAAGAGATGGAAAGCTCATTTTCCCCTCAAGTACAGGAAAGCGCGGCGATGGAGCTGAACCGGATAATATCTCAAGGGACGGTGGATTCCAGCAGAGCCATTGCTCGTGGCGGAGGGATATTCGCAGTGGTGAAGCTGATGGAGATGGGGAGCGAGGAGGCAGTGGAGGCCTGCTTAGCCATACTGTACAACTTGAGCATGGATGCAGAGAACCACGCCGCGATTGTAGCAGCCGGAGCAGTTCCGGTCTTGAGGAGACTCGTGCTCTCGGATAGACCGCAGTGGATGCGTGCTCTTCGCTTGCTTCGAACTCTGCCCACATCATATGATTAG
- the LOC121780775 gene encoding protein C2-DOMAIN ABA-RELATED 7-like: MDVLGLIRIRVRRGINLAVRDTLSSDPYCVVSCSNQKVKTKVIRGNCNPVWNEELTIYIKDFHSPIVLNVYDKDTFTVDDSMGCAHIDIEPLIKCLKMGLSSLPEGTKVERVHPTKENCLAEESTIVWYKGGKMRQDMMLRLNEVECGKVQIQIEWIEIPGCKGLHA; the protein is encoded by the exons ATGGACGTCTTGGGACTCATCCGCATCCGGGTGCGCCGCGGGATCAACCTGGCTGTCCGCGACACCCTCAGCAGCGACCCCTACTGCGTCGTCTCCTGCTCCAACCAAAAGGTCAAGACCAAGGTCATCAGGGGCAACTGCAACCCCGTGTGGAACGAGGAGCTCACTATCTACATCAAGGATTTCCATTCTCCCATTGTGCTG AATGTGTACGACAAGGACACGTTCACGGTGGACGACAGCATGGGGTGCGCACACATAGACATAGAGCCGCTGATAAAGTGCCTGAAGATGGGGCTGTCGAGCCTCCCCGAGGGGACGAAGGTGGAGAGGGTGCACCCGACGAAGGAGAACTGCCTGGCCGAGGAGAGCACCATTGTGTGGTACAAAGGTGGGAAGATGAGACAAGACATGATGCTCAGACTCAACGAGGTCGAATGCGGCAAAGTCCAAATACAGATTGAATGGATCGAGATTCCTGGCTGCAAAGGCCTCCATGCCTAA
- the LOC121783017 gene encoding DELLA protein GAI1-like, translating into MKRELTNHDNFSSSCSSSSKPPMWLCDADDELFAVLGYSVKPSDMADVAQKIEHLEQVMCSVENDGLSQLASDTTHYNPSDLFSWLESMISGLNPTPDFDSAVNRMAVDSDFGSDLTAIPGKAVYPNPRAKPPSPAKKLKLSPQETESSESIVMVDSQENGIRLVHSLMACAEAVQKEDFKLAEALVKNIGFLAVSQAGAMRKVATYFAEALARRIYRLYPDSAFTDLLQMHFYETCPYLKFAHFTANQAILESFAGRDLVHVVDFSMKQGMQWPPLLQALALRPGGPPRFRLTAVGPPSTDNTDQLKEIGRKLGQLANSINVEFEYRGLVTNSLADLTAALLERREGETVAVNSIFDLHPLLARPGAIETVLRVVTELKPEIFTVVEQEANHNGSVFSDRFTEALHYYSTLFDSLESCGGGSDEDRVMSEIYLGRQICNVVACEGADRVERHETLGQWRRRLGAAGFEAVHIGSNAHKQASMLLELFGGGDGYRVEERHGCLMLGWHTRPLVATSAWRLAS; encoded by the coding sequence ATGAAGCGGGAGCTTACCAATCACGACAACTTCTCCAGCAGCTGCAGCTCCTCCTCCAAGCCCCCGATGTGGCTCTGTGACGCCGACGACGAACTCTTCGCCGTCCTCGGCTACAGCGTCAAGCCCTCCGACATGGCCGACGTCGCGCAAAAGATCGAGCACCTGGAGCAGGTCATGTGCAGCGTTGAAAACGACGGCCTCTCTCAGCTCGCCTCCGACACCACTCACTACAACCCCTCCGATCTCTTCTCCTGGCTCGAATCCATGATTTCCGGCCTCAATCCTACTCCGGATTTCGATTCCGCCGTCAATAGAATGGCTGTGGACTCTGATTTCGGGTCGGATCTCACTGCCATACCGGGAAAAGCGGTCTACCCTAACCCTAGGGCGAAACCCCCATCTCCGGCCAAGAAATTGAAGCTTTCGCCGCAGGAGACTGAGTCGAGCGAGTCGATTGTGATGGTTGACTCGCAGGAGAACGGAATCAGGCTTGTTCACTCGCTGATGGCGTGCGCGGAGGCTGTGCAGAAGGAGGATTTCAAACTGGCGGAAGCGCTGGTGAAGAACATCGGTTTTCTAGCGGTGTCGCAAGCCGGTGCGATGCGGAAGGTCGCGACCTATTTCGCTGAAGCTTTGGCGAGGCGAATTTACAGATTGTATCCGGACTCCGCCTTCACCGATCTGCTCCAGATGCATTTCTACGAGACGTGCCCCTATCTGAAATTCGCGCATTTCACTGCGAATCAAGCGATTTTGGAATCCTTCGCCGGTAGAGATTTAGTCCACGTTGTTGATTTCAGTATGAAGCAGGGGATGCAGTGGCCGCCGCTGCTCCAGGCGTTGGCGCTGAGGCCGGGGGGACCTCCGAGATTCCGGTTGACGGCGGTGGGGCCGCCGTCAACCGATAACACCGATCAATTGAAGGAAATCGGACGGAAATTAGGCCAATTAGCTAATTCAATCAACGTGGAGTTCGAATACAGAGGACTGGTAACGAATTCGCTAGCGGATCTGACCGCAGCGCTGCTGGAGAGACGAGAAGGCGAAACGGTTGCTGTAAATTCGATCTTCGACCTCCACCCGTTGCTAGCTCGGCCCGGGGCGATCGAAACAGTTTTGCGAGTTGTGACAGAGTTGAAGCCGGAGATCTTCACGGTGGTGGAGCAGGAGGCGAATCACAACGGGAGCGTGTTCTCAGATCGGTTCACGGAGGCGCTTCATTACTACTCAACGCTGTTCGATTCGCTGGAGAGCTGCGGGGGCGGGAGTGACGAGGATAGGGTGATGAGCGAGATTTACCTCGGGAGGCAGATATGCAATGTGGTGGCGTGCGAGGGCGCGGACCGGGTGGAGAGGCACGAGACGCTGGGGCAGTGGCGTAGGAGGCTTGGGGCGGCCGGGTTTGAGGCCGTCCACATTGGGTCGAACGCGCACAAGCAGGCGAGTATGCTGCTCGAGCTTTTCGGCGGCGGGGATGGGTATAGGGTTGAGGAGAGGCATGGCTGTTTGATGCTTGGATGGCATACGAGGCCACTCGTTGCTACCTCTGCTTGGAGACTTGCTTCCTAG